TATTGATCCCGGTCAGTTGCAGGCGGTCGGCCAGAAAGCCGTCGGTCACGAACCGCTTGTCGTTGACGACGTTCGGCGTCATGGTTTTGTCGGCGTTCTCGACCCGGTTCACGGTGTTCTGGCACCCGGTTCCGGCGAGCAGCAAGCCGCCAGACAACAGAGACAACCACAATTTTTTCATATCGGACTCCTTCTTGTCTTATTGAGGCAACCCCAGCACCTGCACGCGAAGCTCTCCGGCGGCAGGGGCGTTGACGTAAACAATGGCGGAACGGTCCGCCTCCGGAATGACCACGCTTCTCTCTCCGCTCTTCCGGCCGTCCGGTTCAAGCACGACGGTCCGGTTCTCCGGCATCGGCAGAATGCAGAACTGAAACTCTTTCGGCAGAATCTCCCAGCTCCGGGTGTCGGCCGTGTTGAATGCCGCGCGGTAGACCATCGAGGCCAGCAGAACCGCCGCTCCGGCCGCTTCATTCTCCCGGCCGACCGCCCAGGCGCCCGCATAGCCGGCACCCTCCTTGATCGCGGTCGAAAGGACGATCCGCGTGATCATGCCGGGCAGCCGCTCGTCGTACTCCTGCGCGAGAATCGCGTCCATGTCGGCCAGAAGCCGGGTTTCGCCGCTCTGACCGCCGGCGATGACCTTCAGAAAGCGGTACGGCGCCGGATAATATTCGCAGACCGGATAAGCGGTCATGACCGGGTAATAAATCGCCACCTGCCGGAACGCCGCGCTGCGCCCGTTCGCAAAGAGCACATACACGCAGTCGCGGTCAAGCGGAAAATCGAACGGCCTGACCTCTTTGAGGTCCTCCGGCACTTTCTGTTTCGTCCGGTCGAGAATCGTCACATACAGCTGCCGCACCAGCGGATTCGACGGCAGCGCCTCGTAAAGCCGCGCCCAGTCGATGCGCGCATTGTCCGCATCCCCTTCCAGCAGCGAACCGAGCCCGGACAGGAACAGCGCAGCCGGATTCAGGAAGTTTCCGTAGCCGCGATGCGCGATTTTCCGTGTTTCGGCCAGCGCCGCGTTGAATTCCGCACTGTCGCTCCGGCCTGCCACGGCGGCACCTCCTCCCCTGACGCTGGAGGCGGCGCCGGGATTGCGCTTCTTCGCCTCGGCCAGCGATTTTTCCTCCTCCTCGAAGAACTTCCGGTACTTCTCGTGGACCTCCTTCTGAGCGGTGCGGAGCCGCCGGAGCTGAGCGAAAAACGACTCCGGCCTCCCCTCGCCGAGATAGGCCAGCGATTTGAAGATCGAGAGCGCGATGCGGTCCCGGCCGAAGCCGCGATACGGCAGCGCATTCAAATTGGTCAACAGCGCGCCGCCCTCCCCGCCCGCATCGCGCACACTGACGGTCGGCCGGTCGTCGTAATCGGCGATCAGCGCCTCGGCCCGCTCGAATTCGTTGACGCTGCGCCGGTAGTCGCCGATATTGAAAAAGAAGGCTCCGGCTTCCAGCCGCCACATGAGCTCGTCGCCGGTGTTGAGGGCAGACTTGAGCTTTTCCGAAAGACGCAGCTCGACCCGGGCGTCCTTTCCGGCGAGATACTCGGCCATCAGCGGCTCTTTCTGCAGATGCGAGTTCGTGATGCTCGAGCAGCCGGTGAACAGCAGCACTCCCACGGCCGCCGCCGCAAACCGGAACCTGGTCAGAACCTTCACCCGAGCCTCCCCGCGAATTCTATCGGCCGATCGCCCGGAACACGTTTTCGCCGATGGCCGGAATCAGCTGTTCGACGGCGTACTTGCCGTAATCCTCGGCGGTCCAGTCGTCGGTGTCCTCCTTCGCTTCAACATCGTCGAAATCGATCTTCTGACGGAACGGAATAACGGCGACGACCTCCCCGGTTCCGGTCGATAGAATCCGGATTTCGCCGTCAAGATTGCAGATCCGGCGCTCGACGGTCCGCTTGGAGGCCGCGATGTACTCCCGCTTCACCGTAACCGAAAAACGCGTGATTTCGGGACGGATCAGACTGTCGACCCGAAGCAGCTCGCCGATCCGGGCGAAGAGCGCCGGCTCGGCCGCATCGAGGCTGCCGATTCCGTTTTTACGCAGAATCGAGTCGACCGTCTTCAGATTCTGCAGCCGCATCCCTTTTCCCAGCAGGAAGCTTTCGAGCCCCGAGCTGAAACTGGCCGACAGGTAATCGGGAGGATTCTTCGCAGTGATGACCGGGTGCAGCATGGCGTAGATTCCGCGCTTCTTCGCCTCGGTGCCGAGCCCGATTTCGCGCAGGAGCCCGGGCAGCCTGTCCGCCAGCTCCTCAAGCGTGCCGACCGTATCCGTCACCTTCCGGTCCGGCAGGACATCCCCGGTGGAGGCGTCGATCAGCGAAAGCGAGAGATTCAGCCTCCTGCCGAATTTCCCGATGGTCGAAACGAGGATATATTTGACGGTCCTGATTTCGCCGAGCTTCGCCTTCTGCTTCGCGTTCAGCTCGGCCAGTCCGGAGTTGTCGGTGAAACCGATTTCGGCCAGCATCTGTTTCAGCGCCGAACGCGAAACAAGCTCGTAACCGCCGTCGACCGAACTCTCCAGCATGCCCCAGAAAGTTTCGATCTCCTGCGGAGTCACGCCGCCCTTCGCGGCCGGTTCGGCGATGGCGATCCGGTCGGCGGAAAAAAGAGCGCCGAACAACATGCAGACGGCGGCAATCGCCGGAATTTTCCTGATCATTCTGCTATTCTCCCTGTGATTGCGCGGCGGGCGCCGGGGCGCGGAAGCCGTTTTCGGCCACTGCCGCGAGGTCTTCGGCCGCCTGTTTCAACGCGGAGGTCATCAGCGTCTGAAACCGGTTATGGTCGATTTCGGATGCGGACGGACGCTGCTGTTCGCTGAGCGTCCCGGTGTAGACATTGCCGTACACGATCTGCCCGGTTCCGAGGTCGGCCACCTTCAGAATCACGTCGAGCTCCCAGGTGATGGTTTTCGTCTCGATGCCGTATCCCCTGAACGAACGTTCGCGGCTGCGGAGGTCGGAGACGGTCCCGAAAATCAGCAGCTCGGCACCGGATTCGGCCGCAAGCTGCTGCTGGAAATGTTCCGGAAAGCCGGGCCGGGCCGCCACTTTCTCCATTGCCGCAGTAACCTGCGAAACCTCGACCGGGCGAAACAGATGATTCATCCTGCCGAGATACGCGGCCAGATATTCGCCGCCGAGAACGACCGGGCGGGCCTCTCCCCTGACGGTAAGATTGTACAGCTCAAGCGCTCTGGCCCGATTCCAGCGGTTGTCTTCGATCTGCGCGTCGCGGTTCGCCTGGTTGGTGCGGGCGCTGTCGAAGGCGTCGATCATCCGGATAAAACCCTGCATGACCCGGTTGATCGAAAGCCGGTCGGCCGTATTCAGACTTTCCTGCGCCGGAATTTCGATCTTTTTGTTTGCCGCATCGAGAAAACGTTTCTGCCCGATTATATCAGCGGTCGTGAAGTCGAGCACGCAGACCTTGTACGGGGCCGTCTCCCCCGCATACAAAGCGACGGCGGCTGCAAGGCCCAATAAAAATGAAACCGTTTTTTTCATAACTCCTCCTGTGCGGCAGAACGGCGAAACGTCCTTTCCTTCAATGAATCTAACATAATGTGCGCGGCGCTCCGTGTCAAGCGGCGGCACGCGTAAAATGCGGAAAAGAAACGGCGGGACTCAATGCGCCAGCAGCACGGCGAACTGCTGCAGCAGGCCGACGGCGGCGCCGAGGATGTAGCCGAGCACCTGAATGGCGCCGAGATGTTCGGCCGCGATCCGGTTGATCATGGCGTGAAATTCCCGCACGTTCTGGTCGGCGATGGATTGCTCGATGCGGCGGTTCATGTCGAGCATGTCGATGATGAGCCGGCGGCCGTCGCGGGCCATCCAGTAGTCCAGGTAGCGCTGCAATGCCGGCAGCAGCTCCGAACGGACCCAGTTCCAGAGCGCATCCGAGCTCAGGATCTCATTCGCGGCCTGCGGAACGATTTCGGCGAGGTAGGCGTGCAGGAAATCGGCGAGCTTGACCTTGGCGCCGTCGAGAAACGCCTGGAGCTCCGGAGCGGCTTCGTCGCTGTGCAGCCACGCGCGCAGCCGCTCCGTCTGCATGGCGAGCTCTTCGCTGATGAGGCCGTGAATTTTCGCATCGCCGAGCTTCCGGGCGATCTCCCGCTCGATATCGTTCCAGTTCAGATGGTTGACGATTCCGGATGCGAAATCGCCCGAGCGCGGGATGAAGGCCAGCCGGTCGTTGACGTAGTTCCGGACGCCGTCACGCATGAATTCCCGCAGAAGCTCGCGGATCTCCGGCGTCCGCGTTTTCAGCCCGGCGACGATGCCGGAAGCGATCCGTTCCCTCGCTTGCGGCGAAGCGAGCTGCCCGGCCAGAACGTCGTCCCAGAATTTCCGCAGATTTTCCGGCGTCAGGTTCCGGTCGAGCGCCGCAAGCAGCGACTGTTCGACCCGGGGCTGCAGAAATGCGATGACCGACTCCTCGTTCTTCCGCAGCAGAAGCTGCACGGCGGAACGCACCTGCGTGAGCAGCTCGGGATCCGAAGCCATAGCCGAAATCCGGGCGCCGATCTCGCGCGAGATTTCCCCGGGTTTCAGCAGCCGCTCGGGAATCTCTTCGCCGAGTACATGGCCGATCTTCGCCTTGTTGGCAGGAACCATCCCCTGCTTCCAAAGTCCGAGTGAAAGCAGCCGCAGCCAGTGGAAACCGGTTCGTTCATACGGCTTGAACAACATCTCGATCGCAATGAAATTGGTCAGGAATCCGACCGCCGCCGCGGTCATGACCGGAAAAATCCAGAGCGAAAACCAGCCGGGGCCGCTCCAGCCGGTCGCGGCCTTCACGACGATCATAAGGATCGTCAGCCAGCTGATTCCCGAGAGAAACAGTAAAATTCGCGACATCCACCGGTTGTTCATGGCTTCTCCTGCAGCCCGGCCGGGAAGAGTGCATCCTCCCGGTTTCCCGCCGTCAGCGTTCGCGGTGGTCGATGACGCGGCGCGCCTTGCCCTCGCTGCGCTGGATCGTGTTCGGGGCGACGAGCTTAACGCGGACGCGAAGTCCGATCACGCCTTCGATGGCGGCGGTCAGCCGCTGCTGAAGCCCTTCCATCGAGCGGACCTTGTCCGAAAAAAGCTCTTCCGTGACTTCAACATCGACTTCGATGTTGTCGAGTCCGTGCTCGGTGGTGAGAAGGATGTTATAGTTCGCGGTGGTCCCCTCGACCGAAAGCAGCGCCGTTTCGATCTGCGACGGAAAGACGTTCACGCCGCGGATGATGAACATGTCGTCGCTGCGGGACGAGATTCGTTCGATGCGGCGGATGGTCCGGCCGCATTCGCACGGCTCGGCGACGATGCGGGTCAGGTCGCGCGTGCGGTAGCGAATCATCGGCATCGCGTACTTCGAAAGCGTGGTCAGAACCAGTTCGCCGAATTCGCCGTCAGGCAGAACCTCCCCAGTCTCCGGATTGATGATTTCCGGGTAGAAGTGGTCCTCGAAAATATGCATGCCCTTCTGACAGCAGCACTCGATGGCGACGCCGGGACCGATGATTTCGGAGAGACCGTAGATATCGTAAGCCTTGATGCCGGCGTCGTGCTCGATGCGCTTGCGCATCTCCTCGGTCCACGGCTCGGCGCCGAAAATGCCGGCGCGGATCGGCAGCTTGTGCATGTCGATGCCGACCGCGGCCGCCTGCTCGACCATATAGTAGAAGTAGGAGGGCGTGCAGCAGACGGCGGTGGTGCCGAAATCGCGCATCAGCATGATCTGGCGCTGCGTGTTGCCGCCGGAAGTCGGCACGACGGTCGCACCGAGCGCTTCGGCACCGTAATGGGCGCCGAGTCCGCCGGTGAAAAGCCCGTAGCCGTACGAAACCTGAATGACGTCCTCGTGGGTGAGCCCGCAGCTCGCGAGCGCGCGTTTCATGACCTGCATCCAGATGTCGAGATCCTGCCGGGTATAGCCGACCACGATCGGCTTGCCGGTGGTACCGCTCGAGGCGTGAAGCCGGACGACCTGCGACATCGGAACCGCGAAGAGCCCGAACGGATACGTGTCGCGCAGGTCGGCCTTTACCGTAAACGGAAGTTTGCCGAGATCGCCCAGCGTCCGGATGCAGTCGGGCGTGAGCCCGCGCTCATCCATGCGGCTGCGGAAGAGGGTGACGTTCGTATAGGCGTGGCGGACAATTTTCTTCAGGCGTTCCAGCTGCAATTCGCGCAGGTAATCGAGCTGCACGTAATCGAGCGCACTCAAGTCATCGTTCAGGTAAAGCGACATTTTTTACAGACCCTCGTTTGTTTGAATCGGGTAATATACACCGCAAACCGCCGAAAAACAACCGTTCCGGCGAGAAAAGGCGGCGCTTCATCCGCCGGAATCCAGAAGCCGGAGCGCGCAGGCAAGCGCCTCCTCCCGCGACGCGAACGCCCCGGCAAGCTGCCGGTCGAACACCTTTTCCAGCACAGGCCGGAAGCGCGGCCCCGGCCGGACTCCCGCCGCAACGAGGTCGCGCCCCATGACGAACGGCTCCGGCAGCGTCTGCAGATGCGGCGTTTCCGCCAGCCGGTCGAGCAAAAAGACGAAGACGTCGAGAATGCCGTGACAGGCGATGCAGTCCAGCCGGTGCAGTTCGAGCTCAAGCGGAAAATTCGGGTCGGCCAGAAGCCGCCGCAGCTTCGCCGGCTTCATCCGGGGAACCGAGGCGAACCGCATGTGGTTCCGGACCGCCTGAACGATGCCGTCGCGCTCCGCCGTCGAAAAGCGGAACCGTTCGAGAATGGCGGCCGCCGTCTCCGCCCCCGCCGTCTCATGGCCGAAGAAACGGATGCGCCCGGTTTCATCGCGGCTCTGCGTGACCGCTTTGCCGACGTCGTGCAGCAGGACGCTCCAGGCCAGCAGCGGGTCCGGCTTCGCCATATGCTCGAGCATCAGCAGCGTGTGAGTGAGAACATCTCCCTCCGGGTGAAATTCCGGCGGCTGCTCGACGCCGCGCAGCACCGCGACCTCAGGCAGCACGACCGCAAGAATCCCGGTCCGTTCGAGAAGCCGCACGGCTCCGGCCGGGTCCGGCCCGGTCAGCATCGAAGAGAGTTCGCCGCGCAGCCGCTCCCCGGTGAGTTCGCCGCACTTCGCGGCGAGACGGCGGATTGCGCGTTCGGCCGCCGGGTCCAGCCGGAACCGGAGACGCGAAACGAAGCGCACGGCCCGGAGCATCCGCAGATAATCTTCCGAAAACCGTTCTTCGGGCTCCCCGACCGTGCGGAGGACGCCGCGTTCGAGATCATCGATTCCGCCGACCGCATCATGCACGATTTCCGTCACCGGATCGTACCAGAGCGCATTGACGGTGAAATCCCGCCGCTGCATGTCGACGGCGAGGTCGCGCGTATACCTGACCTCGCCGGGGTGGCGCCCGTCGAGGTAGAAACGCTCCTGCCGCGCGGCGGCGACCTCGAATTCGAAACCGCCGTGCCGGACCAGCGAAACGCCGAAGCTCGCACCGACCAGACGGCTCCCGGGGAACAGTTTCGCAAGCTCCTCCGGCCGCGCCGCAGTCACGATATCGCAGTCGGAGAGCGGCCGCCCGAGCAGGGAGTCGCGTACCCCTCCCCCGACAATCCCGCTGTCGAATCCGGCGCCCTTCAGCGTGCGGATCACCGAAGAGGCGGCTTCGAGCAGCGGCGTCGGCCGGAACTGAACCGGGAGGAGCCGCATCTTATTCGACCGAGTGCATTCCGGCCGGATCCGGCTGCGTCGCGCGCGGATAACGCAGGCCGGTCGGCCCGAACAGCATGCAGTAGCCGGCTTTGTAGCCCTCCGGCAGTTTCAGCCGCGCCATAAGTTCGGGGAAATAATTGAGCGTTCCCAGGGCAAGCCCGCACCAGACCGTCCCGACGCCGAGCGACTGCGCGTAAAGCTCGAAATACGACAGCGCGATGACCGGATCGTAAGCCGGACACGGCGAATCCTCCTTCGCCGCCGCAACCACCATATGCGGCGCGCCGCGGAAGATCACGTCGCGCCCTTCGATGAACTGCCTGCGGTAACGCTCCATCCGGCTCAGGAACGGGTTGTCCGGGTCCTCCGCGAGCATGCCGGCGACCCGGTCCATGACATAATTGCGGAACGAATCCATGACCTCGACTTCGTCGATAAAGGCGAAATGCAGCGAATGCGCATTGACCCCGGTCGGCACGAAACGCAGCATGTCCTTGAGCTTGTCGAGCGTTACGCGGTCGAGATTCTCATGCCGGTAACTGCGGAACGAACGGCGATTCGCAATGAGCGACAGGATTTCGTCCGGGTCCGGAACCGCGTTGCCGGGCAGACTTTCTTCCGGATCGCGGCCGAAAATTTCGACCGCCGCGCGCGGGCAGACCGCCAGGCAGTGCTGGCAGCGGGTACAGCCCGGCTCCGCCCCCGGGATCACCCGGGGATACTCGGAATCGGGATCGAATTCAAGAATCGCCGGCGCGCAGTCGCGAATACAGGCTCCGCAGCGGATGCATTTCGATTCATCGACATGGAATTTCAGTTCTGTCATATTGCTTTACTCCTGTTCGGGCAAACAGCTCTCCCGTGAAACCGGTCACCGGTAGGCGAACTCCACCATCTGATGGCAGAGCAGCTCCGGCACAGTGAAGGAGATGCGCCCCTCTTTCTCCCGGTACGGCAGCTCCGTCCCCTGCGGAACGAGCCGGACGGAGCGGACCGGGCGGCCGAGCTTCACGGAAACTCCGACGTCGCGGAGCGGCAGCAGCTCTTCGACGACCTCGATCGGGCGGCTCTCCCTGAACGGCGAATTCGGAATTGCGATGCCCGGGCCGCCCCGGTTGACCGTATTCGCATAGAGCAGGTGCAGGACCGCCCGCTGTTCGGCAGGCTGCTCGAAGAGCGTGACCCGCGCCGTGGTCGGCAGGTTCGATTCGACCTGCCGCTCCGCGCCGATGAAGCGGCGGATCGCCTTCAGGACGAACTCCTGCAGATAAACCATGCCGAATGCGCGGTAGATCGTGAAGACCGGGTGTGCGAAATAGAGCACATTGCCGCTCATCGCGCCGGCGTCGAAGCCGGAGGGCTCCGTGCGGTACGGCGCATGCTGGTGGCTGCAGAAGTGGCGGAAGCTGCGGTTGAAATACGGGTCGAAGACCTTGCCGAGCGATTCCGCATCGCGGACCTTGATCCGGCGCGACGGAAGGTACATGACGAACGGCGTCTTCGCAAACTCCGGCGCGAAACCCGGCGCCGCTTCGATATAGTCCGGCGAATACGGACTCCAGCCCGCATCGGTGAACGGCAGGGAGAGCGCGAACGCATCCGATCCCGCCGCGAGCCCGCTGCCGGCCGACAGGATCAGTTTGCCGCCCTGCGCGGCAAAGAGTTCGAGTTTGGCCTTCAGCGCGTCGTCGAGCCGGATGTCGTCCGGCAGCAGCAGGAACTTGTAGCGTCCGAACTCCATTCCGGAATCGATCACGTCGAACGGAATATGCGCCTCGAGCAGCAGCCGTCCGGCGCCGACGTCGCTCGGCGACTCGCGTTTGCAGTTCACCGCCGAAGAGGCGAGAATCGCGATTTCGGCCAGCGACTCGACATTGTCGCACCACGCCTCTTTCTGCTCGACCTCGGCATAGGCTTTGCCGATCAACTCATAAGTGCTCTCGTCGAGCTCGCCGTCCGGGTGGAGCTGGTCGCCGACGCTGCATTTCGAGCCGTTGGCCAGCATCGCGGCGCACTCGTAGCGCAGCGCGTTCGGATGCTTGATCCCGCCGAATTCCCCCCAGGTCGTATGGAATTTCCCGGTCATGCCGAGAAAGTCCAGCCCGAGGTTCCGGCAGTAGGCGGCCGACATCGGGTAGTGGTCGTACCCCCAGCCGCCGGTCGGCAGGCTTTCGAGTTCGAGGTGGCTGAAATGTTTCAGGATTTCCGTGTCGCCGACCGTCACGTGGCCGCTGTTGTGGAACACCGGCATGTCGGGATTGAATTTCCGCGCCGCGGCGGTGGTGCGGACGTAATAATTCTCCAGCACCTTGCGGGCGAAGGCGATCCTGTCCGCCTCCTTCTCCGGGTCGAGCCCGGATTCCAGCATCCCTTTCATGCAGTGATTGCAGCAGCACTGCCCCTGGTTGATGATGTCGAGAAAAATGCCGTTCGCATCCGGGAACAGTTCGACCGTCTCTTCGATCAGGCTGCACAGATAGTCGAGGTACGGCGTGTTGAAACAGAGCTTGATGAAACCGCCGGTGAGCGGCTCGGGCCCCTTCCCCTCGTGCGAATACTCGTTCCATTCCGGGTGCAGCTGCGAAATCCGGTAGTTGAGTCCGGCGGTCACATAGACCGGCACCTTGACGTCGATCTCCTTCGCCGCATCCATCTGCTCGCGCAGCAGGTTGAACTTCAGATGCGGATGCATCGCCCCGACTTTGGTCGGATGGTAACTCCAGCCGTGATGACAGGCGGAAAAGCAGGTGATCGAATCGACGTGCGCCTTCTTCAGCCGCTCCTGCCACTCTTTGCGGTCGAATTTCTCTCCGATGCCGGGGATATCCGGCGAAGTGTGAAAGTCAAGATGAACCTGACGGAATCTCAAGTGATGCATACAACCTCCCTCGTCGACCTGTTTTATCGTTCAAAATCCCTTGATTGCCATGACGAATTCCGGGAACGACCCGACTTCGAACTCAAACTTTTCCTCGCGCGGCTCTCCGAACCCGTAACGGGCGAGCGCGCGGTGGCAGCCGGCCCGTCGCGCGGCTTCGAGATCCGTATAGTGATCGCCGAACATCCAGCACTGTTCAGGCGGCACATTGTGCTTCCGCATCAGAGCGAACAATGCGTCCGGCTCCGGCTTGAGCGGGAAATCCGAGTCGCCGCCGATGATGTCGGCGAAACATCCGCCGACGCCGAGGCAGTCCAGAATCCTCCGGCTCGCATCGGTCGGTTTGTTCGACAGAACAGCGAGCTGGATTCCCGCTTCGCGCAGCTCCGCGAGTCCCCGCGAAACGCCCGGATAGAGCGCGGTCGTCTCGACCAGATGCCCGGCATAATAACGCTTCATGCGCCGCAGGGCTTCCTCGAAATCGACGTCGGAATCCGCAATCGCGCGGCGCACCAGGTTCGCCACGCCGTTGCCGACGAAACGGACGATCCTCTCGGTGGCAAGCGGCTCAAGCCCCATCGAACCGCGCATATGGTTCACTGCTCCGGCCAGATCGTGCCGGGAGTCGATCAGCGTCCCGTCCAGATCGAATACAATCAATTTCACCATTGTTCCGTATGACTCCTATCCCAGAAACGGAATCTGCGTGATCTGCGGCAGCCGTGCGAACGAATCGATGTCGAATGCCGAAAATTCACGCTTCTTCCAGTAATGATATCCCAGGCCGCCGATCATGGCGGCATTGTCCGTGCAGTATTTGCGGGCCGCGAGGCGAAGCCGGACGCCCGGCGGCGTCAGCCGCTCGAACCTCTCCCGCAGAACGCTGTTGCAGGCGACGCCGCCGGCGACCACGATGGTTTTCGCGCCGGTCTCCTTCGCGGCGGCCAGCGTCTTGCGGGTCAGCACGTCGACGACGGCCTCCTGATAGGAGGCGACGGTATCCCTGAGCAGCGCCTCCGGCAGTCTGCCGCTTTCGTCCGCATGATGCTTCACATGGTAGAGCAGCGCAGTCTTGATGCCGCTGAAACTGAAATTATACCGGTTTTCCGGCGCGAGCGGTTTCCCGGCCGCGCCGGTCAGCGGGCGCGGGAATTCGAACCGGTGCGGATCTCCGCCCTCGGCCGTCCGCTGCATGACCGGGCCGCCCGGATAGCCGAGATTGAGCAGCTTCGCGCCCTTGTCGAGCGCCTCGCCCGCCGCGTCGTCGATCGTGCCGCCGAGCGCGGTCGCCTTTCCGTCCCGCCCGATGAGGACGAGCGAGGTATGTCCGCCCGAAACGACGAGCGCGAGCAGCGGGTAGCTTGCCCCGTCCTCGAGCGCGCGATTCGCCTCATCGAGGAACGCGCCGTAGATATGCCCGATGAAATGATTGACTCCGACATACGGAATCCGGTTTCCCATCGCGAGTCCCTTTGCAAACGACAGCCCGACCAGCAGCGCCGGGATCAGGCCCGGCCCCTGCGTGACCGCGATCGCGTCGATCTCCGCCAGCGTGACGCCGGCCTCGCGCAACGCGCCGTCGAGCACCGGCGTGAGTGCGGTCAGATGCTCGCGCGCCGCAAGCTCCGGCACCACGCCGCCGTGCGCCGCATGTTTCGCAATCTGCGACGCGACGCTGCTCGATAAAACTTCATATCCGTCTTTCACAACGGCAGCCGCGGTTTCGTCGCAGCTGGTTTCGATTCCCAGAATCAGAGCCATTTTGAAAAAAATCCTTGCACAACTTGATATTTGAGAAATATACTATATCTTTGATGCAAACACAAATACCGTATGAAAAAAACCGTCGAAATAACCCGGGAGCTGCTGTTCGGCAGACGGCGCCTTCCATCCAATCTGCGGGCCGGCTTCACACTGGCTCTGGCTTTCGCCGTCTGGCTGCGGCCGCCGCTCGGGGCGCTGGCGGGCTGCGCGGTGTTCTTCCTGCTGTCCGGCGCGGCGCTGCTCCGCGCGCTCGCGGCACCGGCCCGTTACTGGATTGCTTCGGCGCTTCTCGCGCCTGTCGCCTCCGGAGCGGTTTTTTTCCTCTTTCCCCGGCGCGACCGGCTCGGCGTGATCGGCATCGGGCTCTGGATCATCGTGCTCGGACTCGCGCACCTGCCGGAACTCCGGCGCGGCGCCGGGAGAACGGCGGAAACCGTGACCGCCTTCTTCGAGACGCTGCTGCCGTTTCTGCTCGGCTGCACCTTCATCTGGTGCGTATACGGTTCGTTCGATTTATCAGCGCCGTTTTATGCGCTGACGCTCGGTATTCTCGCGCTGCAGCGTTTTCGATGAGCGTCACCGGTTGCATTCCGGAAAAAACGAGATATGGTATCGATATCATGATCTCGAACAGAAGGAGGCCGGAATCGATGGCATGTTTTGAATACGGTGACGAAGCGCTTGCACATCTGTCGAAACGCGACAGGAAATTCGCGGCGCTGATCGAACGGATGGGGCGGCTCGAGCGGGAGCTCACGCCGGATCTGTTCGCCGCCCTGGCCGGCGGCATCATCGCGCAGCAGATCTCCGGCAAGGCGGCGGTCACGGTCGAAAACCGGCTGCTCGACAAGGTGAAGCGCATCACGCCGGAATCGGTCGCGGCGCTGTCCCCGGAGGAGATTCAATCCTGCGGCATGTCGATGAAGAAAGCGCGCAACATCCGGAGCGCAGCCGAAGCCGTGCTGGCAGGAACGCTGCCCATCGGCCGTTTCCCGGAGATGAGCGACGCCGAGGTAGTCGAACAGCTTTCGGCGCTGCCGGGCATCGGCGTCTGGACGGCGGAGATGCTGCTGATCTTTTCACTCGGACGGCAGGATGTGCTGAGCTATGGGGATTTCGGCATCCG
This portion of the Victivallis lenta genome encodes:
- a CDS encoding phenylacetate--CoA ligase family protein translates to MSLYLNDDLSALDYVQLDYLRELQLERLKKIVRHAYTNVTLFRSRMDERGLTPDCIRTLGDLGKLPFTVKADLRDTYPFGLFAVPMSQVVRLHASSGTTGKPIVVGYTRQDLDIWMQVMKRALASCGLTHEDVIQVSYGYGLFTGGLGAHYGAEALGATVVPTSGGNTQRQIMLMRDFGTTAVCCTPSYFYYMVEQAAAVGIDMHKLPIRAGIFGAEPWTEEMRKRIEHDAGIKAYDIYGLSEIIGPGVAIECCCQKGMHIFEDHFYPEIINPETGEVLPDGEFGELVLTTLSKYAMPMIRYRTRDLTRIVAEPCECGRTIRRIERISSRSDDMFIIRGVNVFPSQIETALLSVEGTTANYNILLTTEHGLDNIEVDVEVTEELFSDKVRSMEGLQQRLTAAIEGVIGLRVRVKLVAPNTIQRSEGKARRVIDHRER
- a CDS encoding nitroreductase family protein; amino-acid sequence: MTELKFHVDESKCIRCGACIRDCAPAILEFDPDSEYPRVIPGAEPGCTRCQHCLAVCPRAAVEIFGRDPEESLPGNAVPDPDEILSLIANRRSFRSYRHENLDRVTLDKLKDMLRFVPTGVNAHSLHFAFIDEVEVMDSFRNYVMDRVAGMLAEDPDNPFLSRMERYRRQFIEGRDVIFRGAPHMVVAAAKEDSPCPAYDPVIALSYFELYAQSLGVGTVWCGLALGTLNYFPELMARLKLPEGYKAGYCMLFGPTGLRYPRATQPDPAGMHSVE
- a CDS encoding CCA tRNA nucleotidyltransferase — protein: MRLLPVQFRPTPLLEAASSVIRTLKGAGFDSGIVGGGVRDSLLGRPLSDCDIVTAARPEELAKLFPGSRLVGASFGVSLVRHGGFEFEVAAARQERFYLDGRHPGEVRYTRDLAVDMQRRDFTVNALWYDPVTEIVHDAVGGIDDLERGVLRTVGEPEERFSEDYLRMLRAVRFVSRLRFRLDPAAERAIRRLAAKCGELTGERLRGELSSMLTGPDPAGAVRLLERTGILAVVLPEVAVLRGVEQPPEFHPEGDVLTHTLLMLEHMAKPDPLLAWSVLLHDVGKAVTQSRDETGRIRFFGHETAGAETAAAILERFRFSTAERDGIVQAVRNHMRFASVPRMKPAKLRRLLADPNFPLELELHRLDCIACHGILDVFVFLLDRLAETPHLQTLPEPFVMGRDLVAAGVRPGPRFRPVLEKVFDRQLAGAFASREEALACALRLLDSGG
- a CDS encoding COG3014 family protein; this translates as MKVLTRFRFAAAAVGVLLFTGCSSITNSHLQKEPLMAEYLAGKDARVELRLSEKLKSALNTGDELMWRLEAGAFFFNIGDYRRSVNEFERAEALIADYDDRPTVSVRDAGGEGGALLTNLNALPYRGFGRDRIALSIFKSLAYLGEGRPESFFAQLRRLRTAQKEVHEKYRKFFEEEEKSLAEAKKRNPGAASSVRGGGAAVAGRSDSAEFNAALAETRKIAHRGYGNFLNPAALFLSGLGSLLEGDADNARIDWARLYEALPSNPLVRQLYVTILDRTKQKVPEDLKEVRPFDFPLDRDCVYVLFANGRSAAFRQVAIYYPVMTAYPVCEYYPAPYRFLKVIAGGQSGETRLLADMDAILAQEYDERLPGMITRIVLSTAIKEGAGYAGAWAVGRENEAAGAAVLLASMVYRAAFNTADTRSWEILPKEFQFCILPMPENRTVVLEPDGRKSGERSVVIPEADRSAIVYVNAPAAGELRVQVLGLPQ
- a CDS encoding DUF445 domain-containing protein, with amino-acid sequence MNNRWMSRILLFLSGISWLTILMIVVKAATGWSGPGWFSLWIFPVMTAAAVGFLTNFIAIEMLFKPYERTGFHWLRLLSLGLWKQGMVPANKAKIGHVLGEEIPERLLKPGEISREIGARISAMASDPELLTQVRSAVQLLLRKNEESVIAFLQPRVEQSLLAALDRNLTPENLRKFWDDVLAGQLASPQARERIASGIVAGLKTRTPEIRELLREFMRDGVRNYVNDRLAFIPRSGDFASGIVNHLNWNDIEREIARKLGDAKIHGLISEELAMQTERLRAWLHSDEAAPELQAFLDGAKVKLADFLHAYLAEIVPQAANEILSSDALWNWVRSELLPALQRYLDYWMARDGRRLIIDMLDMNRRIEQSIADQNVREFHAMINRIAAEHLGAIQVLGYILGAAVGLLQQFAVLLAH